Proteins encoded together in one Venturia canescens isolate UGA chromosome 10, ASM1945775v1, whole genome shotgun sequence window:
- the LOC122417134 gene encoding HMG box-containing protein 4-like isoform X2, whose protein sequence is MDSCASPKYQRTDDLEVTGISRSGRLRKKSSKLTGFGSLEDESDKKKKQRAHHAQSILKYTPMNKKKCVSDNVKTEAETESSSAESQSSDLGSEDGAGPDKEDSSITSSASENGNDQTVESDRKHIGFVNLQSAAEEIPTQANSLYMQEKNKKKIVLKGGKIVSGVKLQRKDKGKARFTAYMLWAKDIRQKLVAQYPDMDFATISKRLGELWATVSNLEKCNWRRRAKRLIFNTSSNITAPNESAWKMPAPVTNSKEKKASVEKKLIQQDARSSEKNSSRSNLKDKSIMIEEQLRAVGTDPIDVAAHLTLLGESLTLIGGLLAEHNGKIAISGSLSVLLDSLLCVLGPLLCLTQQVPETNGADPETLAKMLDNLAYIMPGL, encoded by the exons ATGGACTCATGTGCATCCCCGAAATACCAAAGAACCGATG ATTTAGAAGTAACAGGGATATCGCGTAGCGGTAGACTTAGAAAGAAATCGTCAAAGCTTACAGGCTTTGGATCTTTGGAAGATGAGTCTgacaagaaaaagaaacaaagagCTCACCATGCCCAGTCCATCCTAAAATATACACCAATGAACAAAAAGAAATGTGTTTCTGATAATGTCAAGACTGAAGCGGAGACCGAATCATCTTCCGCAGAAAGCCAATCATCTGATTTAGGTTCCGAGGACGGTGCTGGTCCCGACAAAGAAGATAGTTCAATCACTTCATCCGCGAGTGAAAATGGCAATGACCAAACTGTGGAAAGCGATAGAAAGCACATTGGGTTTGTTAATTTGCAATCTGCTGCCGAAGAAATTCCCACTCAAGCAAATAGTCTTTACATgcaggagaaaaataaaaaaaaaattgttttgaaagGGGGTAAAATAGTGAGCGGTGTAAAGTTGCAACGCAAAGATAAAGGA AAAGCAAGATTTACTGCGTACATGTTGTGGGCCAAAGATATTAGGCAAAAATTGGTAGCACAGTATCCTGACATGG ATTTTGCTACAATATCAAAACGATTGGGAGAACTCTGGGCGACGGTGTCAAACTTAGAGAAGTGCAATTGGCGAAGGAGGGCAAAACGTTTAATTTTCAACACAAGTTCGAATATTACAGCTCCGAATGAATCTGCCTGGAAGATGCCAGCTCCGGTTACCA AttccaaagaaaaaaaggcttctgttgagaaaaaattgatacaaCAGGATGCAAGAAGTTCTGAGAAAAATTCAAGTCGCTCAAATCTAAAGGACAAATCCATTATGATTGAAGAGCAATTGAGAGCGGTTGGTACAGATCCCATTGATGTTGCTGCTCACTTGACGCTGCTCGGTGAGAGTCTCACTCTTATTGGAGGACTATTAGCTGAACATAATGGCAAAATTGCCATTTCCGGAAGTCTCTCAGTTCTTCTTGATTCTCTCTTGTGCGTTCTGGGACCATTGCTCTGTCTGACACAGCAAGTACCCGAGACGAACGGTGCCGATCCGgaaacactcgcgaaaatgCTTGATAATCTTGCTTACATAATGCCGGGTCTCTGA
- the LOC122417134 gene encoding HMG box-containing protein 4-like isoform X1, translated as MDSCASPKYQRTDDLEVTGISRSGRLRKKSSKLTGFGSLEDESDKKKKQRAHHAQSILKYTPMNKKKCVSDNVKTEAETESSSAESQSSDLGSEDGAGPDKEDSSITSSASENGNDQTVESDRKHIGFVNLQSAAEEIPTQANSLYMQEKNKKKIVLKGGKIVSGVKLQRKDKGKARFTAYMLWAKDIRQKLVAQYPDMDFATISKRLGELWATVSNLEKCNWRRRAKRLIFNTSSNITAPNESAWKMPAPVTSNKFINQIHSKEKKASVEKKLIQQDARSSEKNSSRSNLKDKSIMIEEQLRAVGTDPIDVAAHLTLLGESLTLIGGLLAEHNGKIAISGSLSVLLDSLLCVLGPLLCLTQQVPETNGADPETLAKMLDNLAYIMPGL; from the exons ATGGACTCATGTGCATCCCCGAAATACCAAAGAACCGATG ATTTAGAAGTAACAGGGATATCGCGTAGCGGTAGACTTAGAAAGAAATCGTCAAAGCTTACAGGCTTTGGATCTTTGGAAGATGAGTCTgacaagaaaaagaaacaaagagCTCACCATGCCCAGTCCATCCTAAAATATACACCAATGAACAAAAAGAAATGTGTTTCTGATAATGTCAAGACTGAAGCGGAGACCGAATCATCTTCCGCAGAAAGCCAATCATCTGATTTAGGTTCCGAGGACGGTGCTGGTCCCGACAAAGAAGATAGTTCAATCACTTCATCCGCGAGTGAAAATGGCAATGACCAAACTGTGGAAAGCGATAGAAAGCACATTGGGTTTGTTAATTTGCAATCTGCTGCCGAAGAAATTCCCACTCAAGCAAATAGTCTTTACATgcaggagaaaaataaaaaaaaaattgttttgaaagGGGGTAAAATAGTGAGCGGTGTAAAGTTGCAACGCAAAGATAAAGGA AAAGCAAGATTTACTGCGTACATGTTGTGGGCCAAAGATATTAGGCAAAAATTGGTAGCACAGTATCCTGACATGG ATTTTGCTACAATATCAAAACGATTGGGAGAACTCTGGGCGACGGTGTCAAACTTAGAGAAGTGCAATTGGCGAAGGAGGGCAAAACGTTTAATTTTCAACACAAGTTCGAATATTACAGCTCCGAATGAATCTGCCTGGAAGATGCCAGCTCCGGTTACCAGTAATAAGTTTATCAATCAAATTC AttccaaagaaaaaaaggcttctgttgagaaaaaattgatacaaCAGGATGCAAGAAGTTCTGAGAAAAATTCAAGTCGCTCAAATCTAAAGGACAAATCCATTATGATTGAAGAGCAATTGAGAGCGGTTGGTACAGATCCCATTGATGTTGCTGCTCACTTGACGCTGCTCGGTGAGAGTCTCACTCTTATTGGAGGACTATTAGCTGAACATAATGGCAAAATTGCCATTTCCGGAAGTCTCTCAGTTCTTCTTGATTCTCTCTTGTGCGTTCTGGGACCATTGCTCTGTCTGACACAGCAAGTACCCGAGACGAACGGTGCCGATCCGgaaacactcgcgaaaatgCTTGATAATCTTGCTTACATAATGCCGGGTCTCTGA